A single region of the Deinococcus planocerae genome encodes:
- a CDS encoding serine/threonine-protein kinase, translated as MQDFRVAQPIERRRVLATRGGVQSVVGEWRGQPVFVKTLLTAEPEAALRFAHEGEIASSLDHPLVVSPLARTPRQLIFPFVPGRTLREVVQEGPLPPEAALCVASGLLRAVEHLHARGVTHHDLKPENVLLLDTRARGDAVRLVDFGMSHSRALGSDIHDGTRMGTPHFMAPEQFRGVRGDPRSDLYSVGVLLFDCLAGFPPFEDALGWLVGLSEDCAPLPGPAEVHPVLRAALERDPEARPATAGEMLAALEGVRRSLEAAACP; from the coding sequence GTGCAGGACTTCCGTGTCGCCCAACCCATCGAGCGCCGCCGCGTCCTCGCCACACGCGGCGGCGTCCAGAGTGTGGTCGGGGAGTGGCGGGGCCAGCCCGTCTTCGTCAAGACGCTGCTCACCGCCGAACCCGAGGCCGCCCTGCGCTTCGCGCACGAGGGCGAGATCGCTTCCAGCCTCGATCACCCGCTCGTCGTGTCGCCGCTCGCGCGCACGCCGCGCCAACTGATCTTTCCCTTCGTGCCGGGCCGCACCCTGCGCGAGGTGGTGCAAGAAGGCCCGCTCCCCCCGGAGGCGGCGCTGTGCGTGGCGAGCGGCCTGCTGCGCGCCGTCGAGCACCTGCACGCGCGCGGCGTGACCCACCACGACCTCAAGCCCGAGAACGTGCTGCTGCTGGACACGCGGGCGCGGGGCGACGCGGTGCGTCTCGTGGATTTCGGCATGAGCCACTCCCGCGCGCTGGGAAGCGACATCCACGACGGCACCCGCATGGGCACCCCGCACTTCATGGCGCCCGAGCAGTTCCGGGGCGTGCGCGGCGACCCCCGCAGCGACCTGTATTCGGTGGGCGTCCTGTTGTTCGACTGCCTGGCGGGCTTTCCCCCCTTCGAGGACGCGCTGGGCTGGCTCGTCGGCCTGAGCGAGGACTGCGCGCCCCTGCCCGGCCCCGCCGAGGTGCACCCCGTCCTGCGCGCCGCCCTGGAGCGTGACCCGGAGGCGCGGCCCGCCACCGCCGGGGAGATGCTCGCCGCCCTGGAGGGGGTGCGGCGCTCGCTGGAGGCCGCCGCGTGCCCCTAG
- the holA gene encoding DNA polymerase III subunit delta, translated as MPLVAFSGNRFLAEETLRETLASRGLNVRDLPRLAGEEVTPQAVAPLLAPSLFGDGGVVVDLAGAKPDKALLDLLASAPVTVAVLDESPPATRVKLYESRGEHHPAPVPQKTGDVAGWVTQRAKRLGLKLDREAALYLAEVFGPDLTGIAGELNKLTLLDPPHGADLVRRVVGREPPGDSFALLGAATTGRPGEAVTQLRRLLASGEDPFKLLGAVVWQYSLVARCVALTQEEGRVSEAIAAQRLGVKPYPAKKALDVARKLSEDKVRGHLARILDADVAMKRGLDPGATLERLIVQLSV; from the coding sequence GTGCCCCTAGTCGCCTTCAGCGGCAACCGCTTCCTGGCGGAGGAGACGCTCCGGGAAACCCTCGCCTCGCGCGGCCTCAACGTGCGCGACCTGCCCCGCCTCGCGGGTGAGGAGGTCACCCCTCAGGCGGTCGCCCCCCTCCTCGCCCCCAGCCTCTTCGGGGACGGCGGCGTGGTCGTGGACCTCGCGGGCGCCAAGCCCGACAAGGCGCTGCTCGACCTCCTCGCCTCCGCGCCCGTCACCGTGGCCGTGCTCGACGAGAGCCCGCCCGCCACCCGGGTCAAACTCTACGAGTCGCGCGGCGAGCACCACCCTGCCCCCGTCCCGCAGAAGACCGGGGACGTGGCGGGGTGGGTCACGCAGCGGGCGAAGCGGCTGGGCCTCAAGCTCGACCGCGAGGCCGCCCTCTACCTCGCCGAGGTCTTCGGGCCGGACCTGACGGGCATCGCGGGGGAGCTGAACAAGCTCACGCTCCTCGATCCGCCGCACGGCGCCGACCTCGTGCGGCGGGTCGTGGGCCGCGAGCCGCCCGGCGACTCCTTCGCGCTGCTGGGGGCCGCGACGACCGGGCGCCCCGGCGAGGCCGTCACCCAGCTTCGCCGCCTCCTCGCGTCGGGAGAGGACCCCTTCAAGCTGCTCGGGGCGGTCGTGTGGCAGTACAGCCTCGTCGCGCGCTGCGTGGCCCTGACCCAGGAGGAGGGGCGGGTGAGCGAGGCCATTGCTGCCCAGAGGCTCGGCGTCAAGCCCTACCCGGCGAAGAAGGCGCTCGACGTGGCCCGGAAACTCAGCGAGGACAAGGTGCGCGGCCACCTCGCCCGCATCCTCGACGCCGACGTGGCGATGAAACGGGGGCTGGACCCCGGGGCGACGCTGGAGCGGCTGATCGTGCAACTGAGCGTCTGA
- a CDS encoding Uma2 family endonuclease codes for MSDPALQVISVEEYLRTEQESPVKREYVDGFVYPLHGATRAQAGTSKAHMRITLNFVLALDTKATRAGCRLYAADMKLRIEGKNSFYYPDVMVACGQDNGEEYYETDPCLLVEVLSKRTAAIDRHAKYHAYTSIPSLQMYLIVSQSERRILAYQRAGDGWRLTQYGGTGSISLACLGHTLTLDEVYRGVIDPAGSAATGSGTPPQA; via the coding sequence ATGAGCGACCCCGCCCTCCAGGTGATCAGCGTCGAGGAGTACCTGCGGACGGAGCAGGAGAGTCCGGTCAAGCGGGAGTACGTAGATGGATTCGTCTACCCCCTGCACGGCGCGACGCGTGCTCAAGCCGGGACGAGCAAGGCGCATATGCGGATCACCCTGAACTTCGTGCTGGCGTTGGACACGAAGGCGACCCGTGCCGGATGCCGACTCTACGCCGCCGATATGAAATTACGGATCGAGGGGAAGAATTCTTTCTACTACCCCGATGTCATGGTCGCCTGCGGGCAGGACAACGGCGAGGAGTACTACGAGACGGACCCCTGCCTGCTCGTGGAGGTCCTCTCCAAGCGCACCGCCGCCATCGACCGGCACGCCAAGTATCACGCGTACACGTCGATCCCCAGCCTCCAGATGTACCTGATCGTCTCCCAGAGCGAGCGGCGCATCCTGGCCTATCAGCGGGCGGGGGACGGCTGGCGGCTCACCCAATACGGCGGCACGGGCAGTATTTCCCTCGCCTGCCTAGGGCACACCCTCACGCTGGACGAGGTGTACCGGGGGGTCATCGATCCCGCGGGCTCGGCGGCCACCGGGTCCGGAACTCCCCCTCAAGCCTGA
- the serA gene encoding phosphoglycerate dehydrogenase, with protein MTASLPARTAAAPAEAQATPLRVLICDEMNPGPLEHAGFEISYEGNLPREETLRRLPGYDALITRSRTKVDRGLLEAAGERLRVIGRGGVGVDNIDLEACSRRGILVLNAPESNNVSAAELAVMHLMAAARGLTRSDRLTRAGEWDRKFLGVELKDKTLGIVGLGRIGSIVADRAQGLRMNVVAFDPYVPENKFERLGVARAAGLDDLLAQVDFLTVHTPLTEETQGMIGARELALLRPGAIVVNAARGGIVEEGALVEALKSGHLFGAGVDVFVDEPPTPEHVFLNAPNLGITAHLGANTREAQERVGAEIVGRVLAALHGDVSRGAVNAPALDAKTLELLGGYLDLGEKLGRILAQLLPGAHDLEITFRGEFPADPAPVVTAALVGYLSGSTDERPNMINARALAKERGLNLAVREEGDSPDYQTEVIVRVTSGVGGEKRRTRTVGGTVFGRSPRLTRLRDFRVELAPEGFILIASNQDRPGAVAKLSNLLGTWGVNIAGMALGRAEKGGQALFTLTLDDGLTPEQLQAIRDLDVIESAFLVRV; from the coding sequence ATGACCGCCTCCCTCCCCGCCCGGACCGCAGCGGCGCCCGCCGAGGCGCAGGCCACCCCCCTGCGCGTCCTGATCTGCGACGAGATGAACCCCGGCCCCCTGGAGCACGCCGGGTTCGAGATCAGCTACGAGGGTAACCTCCCCCGCGAGGAGACCCTGCGCCGCCTCCCCGGGTACGACGCCCTGATCACCCGCAGCCGCACGAAGGTGGACCGCGGGCTGCTGGAGGCCGCGGGCGAGCGCCTGAGGGTCATCGGGCGCGGCGGCGTCGGCGTGGACAACATCGACCTGGAGGCGTGCAGTCGGAGAGGCATCCTCGTCCTCAACGCGCCCGAGAGCAACAACGTCTCGGCGGCGGAGCTGGCCGTCATGCACCTGATGGCCGCCGCGCGGGGCCTGACCCGTTCGGACCGCCTGACCCGCGCGGGCGAGTGGGACCGCAAGTTCCTCGGCGTCGAACTCAAGGACAAGACGCTCGGCATCGTGGGCCTGGGCCGCATCGGGAGCATCGTCGCCGACCGGGCGCAGGGCCTGAGGATGAACGTGGTCGCCTTCGACCCCTACGTCCCCGAGAACAAGTTCGAGCGCCTGGGGGTCGCGCGGGCCGCTGGTCTCGACGACCTGCTCGCCCAGGTGGACTTCCTGACCGTCCACACGCCGCTGACCGAGGAGACGCAGGGGATGATCGGCGCCCGCGAACTCGCCCTGCTCAGGCCCGGCGCCATCGTCGTGAACGCGGCGCGCGGCGGCATCGTGGAGGAGGGGGCGCTCGTGGAGGCCCTCAAGTCCGGCCACCTCTTCGGGGCGGGCGTGGACGTGTTCGTGGACGAGCCGCCCACCCCGGAGCATGTCTTCCTGAACGCACCGAATCTCGGCATCACGGCGCACCTGGGGGCGAACACCCGCGAGGCGCAGGAACGGGTGGGGGCGGAGATCGTTGGGCGGGTGCTCGCGGCCCTGCACGGCGACGTGAGCCGGGGGGCGGTGAATGCCCCGGCGCTCGACGCGAAGACGCTGGAGCTGCTCGGCGGCTACCTCGACCTCGGCGAGAAGCTGGGGCGCATCCTCGCGCAACTGCTGCCCGGCGCACACGACCTCGAAATTACCTTCCGGGGCGAGTTCCCCGCCGACCCCGCGCCCGTGGTGACCGCCGCCCTCGTCGGGTATCTGAGCGGCAGCACCGACGAGCGCCCGAACATGATCAACGCCCGCGCCCTGGCAAAGGAGCGCGGCCTGAACCTCGCCGTGCGGGAGGAGGGCGACAGCCCCGACTACCAGACCGAGGTCATCGTGCGGGTCACGAGCGGCGTGGGGGGCGAGAAGCGGCGCACCCGCACGGTGGGGGGCACCGTCTTCGGTCGCAGCCCGCGCCTCACCCGCCTGCGGGACTTCCGGGTCGAACTCGCGCCGGAGGGCTTCATCCTGATCGCCTCCAACCAGGACCGCCCCGGCGCGGTCGCCAAGCTCTCCAACCTGCTCGGCACCTGGGGGGTGAACATCGCCGGAATGGCCCTCGGGCGCGCGGAGAAGGGCGGGCAGGCCCTCTTCACCCTCACCCTCGACGACGGCCTGACCCCCGAGCAGCTCCAGGCGATCCGCGACCTCGACGTGATCGAGTCGGCGTTCCTGGTCAGGGTATAG
- the rapZ gene encoding RNase adapter RapZ gives MPFVVVSGLSGSGKSTALRTLEDAGFFITDNLPPELWGAMHDLVTARGLERVAISTDARTRHFLGALESSYARLARRREDLRVLFLEANAEVLLRRYNLTRREHPLGETLMVDFARERDLLAPLRAIADTVIDTTALSARELSERVLHTFRLEHDFALRLMSFGFKNAPPRDADLVIDVRSLPNPYYVPELSPKTGLEPDVARYVFGDAASEAFYGEVRDFVRIAAERARASGRHGYTVAIGCTGGQHRSVAVASRLAGDLADQGAQVTDHRDMQVGEGG, from the coding sequence ATGCCGTTTGTGGTCGTGTCGGGATTGTCGGGAAGCGGGAAGAGCACCGCGCTGAGGACACTGGAGGACGCGGGCTTTTTCATCACCGACAACCTGCCGCCCGAGCTGTGGGGGGCGATGCACGACCTCGTGACGGCGCGGGGGCTGGAGCGGGTGGCGATCAGCACCGACGCGCGGACCCGGCACTTCCTGGGGGCGCTGGAGTCGAGCTACGCCCGGCTGGCCCGCCGCCGCGAGGACCTGCGGGTCCTTTTTCTGGAGGCGAACGCGGAAGTCTTGCTGCGCCGCTACAACCTGACCCGCCGCGAGCACCCCCTGGGCGAGACCCTGATGGTGGACTTCGCCCGCGAGCGCGACCTCCTCGCGCCGCTGCGCGCCATCGCGGACACGGTGATCGACACGACGGCGCTGAGCGCGCGGGAACTCTCCGAGCGGGTGCTGCACACCTTCCGGCTGGAGCACGACTTCGCCCTGCGGCTGATGAGCTTCGGCTTCAAGAACGCCCCCCCGCGCGACGCCGACCTCGTGATCGACGTGCGCTCGCTGCCCAACCCCTACTACGTGCCCGAGCTGAGCCCCAAGACCGGGCTGGAACCCGACGTGGCGCGGTATGTCTTCGGGGACGCAGCGTCGGAAGCCTTCTACGGGGAGGTACGTGACTTCGTGCGGATCGCCGCCGAGCGGGCGCGGGCGTCAGGGCGGCACGGGTACACGGTCGCCATCGGCTGCACGGGGGGGCAGCACCGCTCGGTGGCGGTGGCCTCGCGGCTGGCGGGGGACCTCGCCGACCAAGGCGCGCAGGTGACCGACCACCGCGACATGCAAGTGGGAGAGGGGGGATGA
- a CDS encoding gluconeogenesis factor YvcK family protein: protein MSESAGTRGEAARRATRRARMWMEPGLGVKRWLILFVGCTLIGAVGFLHFTWTGPLHFVATRWILWLNALTKPEVLPLYVVGITVMGLALGGALLSIMMLNRSMLRSTGTAPETALDVIYSHRTLSRGPRIVAVGGGTGLSNLLMGLKVHTGNITAVVTVADDGGSSGRLRRALDMIAPGDLTDCYAALSDSPVLARLLLHRFGRGEGLEGHTFGNLLLATLSEEQGGLQGAMRDIHEVLRVRGQVFPATTQPATLVARLSDGREVRGESRLSGQVGSARILDVRLEPPGLPALPDVLGAVREAELIVLGPGSLFTSIIPALLVPDIARALRESGAPIVYVASLMSEPGETTGLTLEDHVLAITAHLGRAPNWVLMNSAPIPPDVRERYAAEGAQVLGLDGASRDLRGRVRTAPLLQTGPTARHDPAALAQALLALISRARAA from the coding sequence ATGAGCGAGTCGGCGGGCACGCGGGGTGAGGCCGCGCGCCGGGCCACCCGCCGGGCCCGGATGTGGATGGAACCGGGGCTGGGGGTCAAACGCTGGCTGATCCTCTTCGTGGGGTGCACCCTGATCGGGGCGGTGGGCTTCTTGCACTTCACCTGGACGGGGCCGCTGCACTTCGTGGCGACCCGCTGGATTCTGTGGCTCAATGCCCTCACCAAGCCCGAGGTGCTGCCCCTCTACGTGGTCGGCATCACGGTGATGGGACTCGCGCTCGGGGGCGCCCTCCTGAGCATCATGATGCTCAACCGCTCGATGCTGCGCTCGACGGGCACCGCCCCCGAAACGGCCCTCGACGTGATCTACTCGCACCGCACCCTGTCGCGCGGGCCCCGCATCGTGGCGGTGGGGGGCGGCACGGGCCTGTCGAACCTGCTGATGGGGCTCAAGGTCCACACCGGCAACATCACGGCGGTCGTCACGGTGGCGGACGACGGCGGATCGAGCGGACGGCTGCGCCGGGCCCTCGACATGATCGCGCCCGGCGACCTCACCGACTGCTACGCGGCGCTCAGCGACAGCCCGGTCCTCGCCCGGCTGCTGCTGCACCGCTTCGGGCGCGGCGAGGGGCTGGAGGGGCACACCTTCGGAAACCTGCTGCTCGCCACCCTCTCCGAGGAACAGGGCGGCCTGCAAGGCGCGATGCGCGACATCCACGAGGTGCTGCGGGTGCGCGGGCAGGTCTTCCCCGCCACGACGCAGCCCGCCACCCTCGTCGCGCGGCTTTCCGACGGGCGCGAGGTGCGCGGCGAGAGTCGGCTCAGCGGCCAGGTGGGCTCGGCGCGCATCCTCGACGTGCGGCTCGAACCCCCCGGGCTGCCCGCGCTTCCCGACGTGCTGGGCGCCGTGCGCGAGGCCGAACTGATTGTCCTGGGACCGGGGAGTCTGTTCACCTCGATCATCCCCGCCCTGCTCGTGCCGGACATCGCGCGGGCCCTGCGCGAGTCGGGCGCCCCCATCGTGTACGTCGCCAGCCTGATGAGCGAGCCCGGCGAGACGACGGGACTCACCCTCGAAGACCACGTGCTCGCCATCACCGCCCACCTGGGCCGCGCCCCCAACTGGGTATTGATGAACAGCGCCCCCATTCCCCCGGACGTGCGGGAGCGTTACGCCGCCGAGGGCGCCCAGGTGCTGGGCCTCGACGGCGCCAGCCGCGACTTGCGGGGCCGCGTGCGCACCGCGCCCCTCCTCCAAACGGGCCCCACCGCCCGCCACGACCCGGCGGCCCTGGCCCAGGCGCTCCTGGCGCTGATCTCGCGGGCGCGGGCGGCGTGA
- a CDS encoding glucodextranase DOMON-like domain-containing protein — protein MSLLLLTAALVSFPDPAGDARGDGGYLLPTRPAVSEDALDLRGFRAEPQGQEMRFTVELGRIENPWGAPSGFSAGVTDIFVKTGVGGVRTLDHLRLNVTGTGGWTYHVRVTGFGASLRRAPEDGGPPTTLTAPTVRVEGTGLVIDAAVPPGDYGYWVTSSVYSPLTPDGVLRPVTTPGPTALQAGRADAPVPVDVLLPSGDPAPFTQGTLAPVGTTRDPRTLLLLGLGGLGLLTVGIATVAVWRRP, from the coding sequence GTGTCGCTGCTCCTCCTCACCGCCGCGCTCGTGTCCTTCCCCGACCCAGCCGGAGACGCGCGCGGCGACGGAGGTTACCTGCTCCCCACCCGCCCGGCGGTGAGCGAAGACGCCCTCGACCTCCGGGGCTTCCGGGCCGAGCCTCAGGGCCAGGAGATGCGCTTCACCGTGGAGCTGGGCCGCATCGAAAACCCCTGGGGAGCGCCCAGCGGCTTCTCGGCGGGCGTGACCGACATTTTCGTGAAGACGGGCGTGGGCGGCGTGCGGACCCTCGACCACCTGCGCCTGAACGTGACCGGCACGGGCGGCTGGACCTACCACGTGCGCGTGACGGGCTTCGGGGCCAGCCTGCGAAGGGCGCCGGAGGACGGGGGCCCCCCCACCACGCTCACAGCGCCGACCGTGCGGGTGGAGGGCACGGGTCTCGTGATCGACGCCGCCGTTCCCCCCGGCGACTACGGCTACTGGGTCACGAGCAGCGTGTACTCGCCCCTCACGCCCGACGGGGTGCTGCGGCCCGTGACCACCCCCGGCCCCACCGCCCTGCAAGCGGGCCGGGCGGACGCCCCGGTGCCGGTCGACGTGCTGCTGCCGTCCGGGGACCCGGCGCCCTTCACCCAGGGCACGCTCGCGCCCGTCGGGACCACGCGTGACCCGCGCACCCTGCTCCTCCTGGGCCTGGGTGGGCTCGGTCTCCTCACCGTGGGAATCGCCACCGTGGCCGTCTGGCGGCGCCCGTGA
- a CDS encoding DMT family transporter — translation MRVPAPLLILAAAVLWGLLGIFGKNAQAAGVSPLEVAFWRAVLAGGLFALHAAVTRAPLPRGRDLLVTAGFGVLGVSVFYGAYQLAVQSGGASLASVLLYTAPAFVALFGWAVLRERLGVREVAAVAGTLGGIALISLGGGQGVNVTGAALGWGLVAGFTYSLYYLYGKAFFGRYSPPALLAVALPFGALCLLPFVSFGAKTTGAWGSLWAIAVFSTYLAYLAYGAGLRHLPATRASVIASLEPVVAAVLAAVLFEERLSPTALFGAALVIGAALLLSVEKRPAAELSPRVE, via the coding sequence GTGAGGGTCCCCGCCCCCCTGCTGATCCTGGCCGCGGCGGTGCTGTGGGGCCTCCTCGGCATCTTCGGCAAGAACGCGCAGGCGGCGGGCGTCTCCCCGCTCGAGGTCGCCTTCTGGCGGGCGGTGCTCGCGGGCGGGCTCTTCGCGCTCCACGCCGCCGTCACGCGCGCGCCCCTGCCACGCGGGCGGGACCTCCTCGTCACCGCCGGGTTCGGAGTGCTCGGCGTGAGCGTCTTTTACGGGGCCTACCAGCTCGCCGTGCAATCGGGCGGCGCGAGCCTCGCCAGCGTGCTGCTCTACACCGCTCCCGCCTTCGTGGCGCTCTTCGGCTGGGCGGTGCTGCGCGAGCGGCTGGGGGTCAGGGAGGTGGCGGCGGTCGCCGGAACGCTCGGCGGCATCGCCCTCATCAGCCTGGGCGGCGGGCAGGGCGTGAACGTCACGGGGGCGGCGCTGGGGTGGGGCCTCGTCGCGGGCTTCACCTATAGCCTGTATTACCTGTACGGCAAGGCGTTTTTCGGGCGGTACTCGCCCCCCGCTCTCCTCGCGGTCGCCCTGCCGTTCGGGGCGCTGTGCCTGCTTCCCTTCGTAAGCTTCGGCGCCAAGACGACTGGGGCGTGGGGCTCTCTCTGGGCCATCGCCGTTTTCAGCACGTACCTCGCCTACCTCGCGTACGGCGCGGGCCTGAGGCACCTCCCCGCCACCCGCGCGAGCGTGATCGCCAGCCTGGAGCCGGTCGTGGCCGCCGTGCTGGCCGCCGTGCTGTTCGAGGAACGCCTCTCACCCACCGCGCTCTTCGGGGCGGCGTTGGTGATTGGGGCGGCGCTCTTGCTCAGCGTGGAGAAGCGTCCGGCGGCGGAGTTGTCGCCCCGGGTCGAGTAG
- a CDS encoding DUF4127 family protein has translation MTRRVLSLCAALLAVHAGAQTLVPLDSRPATRVLPALIAEVGGGTVQVPGADLLGNAQRGADPAALAAWLGAQPTNEPLVVALDAFAYGGLVQSRTSPLSAEEALARLEPVRAWGGRTGQPVYAFITLPREPDATNRERNLAVVRQTVEWARQGVFKELHVTWDDALPGSPAPAEGAALAQEAPANVLVYPGADEVLAMLAARALAPTEKTVRVEYSDPAKARQVIRYEGIPLTQSAENHARASSFRVVTEGPADLTLYVYNGGDPRQAAVRVSSLLRRGPVAVADVAQVNLGNTRLWSDLATLRQHANLRSLAAWGTPGNNLGTALAHARLALEGADPVRQDALLAREFANDVIYSAEVRAALRQAIPEAELNTPAGQAKLLELARDYFPLRVGLTYTLDDATLPWGRSFEWDFDLKPR, from the coding sequence ATGACCCGCCGTGTCCTCTCCCTGTGTGCCGCCCTCCTCGCCGTCCACGCGGGCGCGCAGACGCTCGTGCCCCTCGACTCGCGCCCGGCGACGCGGGTGCTGCCCGCCCTGATCGCGGAGGTCGGGGGAGGGACGGTGCAGGTGCCGGGGGCCGACCTTCTCGGCAACGCCCAGCGCGGGGCGGACCCGGCGGCGCTGGCGGCGTGGCTCGGCGCCCAGCCCACGAACGAGCCCCTGGTCGTCGCCCTCGACGCCTTCGCCTACGGCGGCCTGGTGCAGTCGCGCACGAGCCCGCTGAGCGCCGAGGAGGCCCTGGCCCGCTTGGAACCCGTACGGGCGTGGGGGGGGCGGACGGGGCAGCCCGTCTACGCCTTCATCACCCTGCCGCGCGAGCCCGACGCCACGAACCGGGAACGCAACCTCGCGGTCGTGCGGCAGACGGTCGAGTGGGCGCGGCAGGGCGTGTTCAAGGAACTGCACGTGACCTGGGACGACGCCCTGCCCGGCAGCCCCGCTCCCGCCGAGGGCGCGGCCCTGGCCCAGGAGGCTCCCGCCAACGTGCTCGTCTACCCCGGCGCGGACGAGGTGCTCGCCATGCTCGCCGCCCGCGCCCTCGCGCCGACCGAGAAGACCGTGCGCGTCGAGTACAGCGACCCGGCGAAGGCGCGGCAGGTCATCCGCTACGAGGGCATCCCCCTCACCCAGAGCGCCGAGAACCACGCGCGGGCGAGCAGCTTCCGGGTGGTGACGGAGGGTCCCGCCGACCTGACCCTCTACGTCTACAACGGTGGGGACCCGCGTCAGGCTGCCGTGCGAGTGAGCAGCCTTCTGCGGCGCGGCCCGGTCGCCGTGGCGGACGTGGCGCAGGTCAACCTCGGCAATACCCGGCTGTGGTCGGACCTCGCCACCCTGCGGCAGCACGCGAACCTGCGGTCCCTGGCGGCCTGGGGCACGCCGGGCAACAACCTCGGCACGGCCCTCGCGCACGCCCGCCTCGCGCTGGAGGGGGCCGACCCCGTCCGGCAGGACGCCCTGCTCGCCCGCGAGTTCGCCAACGACGTGATCTACAGCGCGGAGGTGCGCGCGGCCCTGCGCCAGGCGATCCCCGAGGCGGAGCTGAACACGCCCGCCGGGCAGGCCAAACTGCTCGAACTCGCCCGGGACTACTTCCCGCTGCGGGTGGGCCTGACCTACACCCTCGACGACGCGACGCTGCCGTGGGGCCGCTCCTTCGAGTGGGACTTCGACCTCAAGCCGCGCTGA